The Canis lupus dingo isolate Sandy chromosome 11, ASM325472v2, whole genome shotgun sequence genome includes a region encoding these proteins:
- the LOC112650572 gene encoding GTP-binding nuclear protein Ran-like, with protein MFDITTRITSRHRDLVQVCEDIPIALCGNKVDIKDRKVKAKSIVFHQKKNLQYYDISAKTLKGSFLWLAIKLTGDPNLEFITVPPLAPPDIVIHPALVAQC; from the coding sequence ATGTTTGATATAACAACAAGGATTACATCAAGGCATAGAGATCTGGTTCAAGTATGTGAAGACATCCCTATTGCACTGTGTGGCAACAAAGTAGACATTAAGGACAGAAAAGTTAAGGCAAAATCGATTGTCTTCCACCAAAAGAAGAACCTTCAGTACTATGACATTTCTGCCAAAACTTTGAAAGGCTCCTTCCTGTGGCTTGCTATAAAACTAACTGGAGACCCTAACTTGGAGTTTATCACCGTGCCTCCTCTTGCCCCACCAGACATTGTCATCCACCCTGCTCTGGTAGCACAGTGTTAG